A region of Streptomyces sp. NBC_01788 DNA encodes the following proteins:
- a CDS encoding bifunctional metallophosphatase/5'-nucleotidase, with translation MSPTHSRRPAPRRVVVAALAAAATLATAGALVAANPAQAGPDANSAPLKDLQLLAINDFHGNLEPPAGSSGRVTELQADGTTKDIDAGGVEYLASGLRTARKGHDRSLTVAAGDIVGASPLLSGLFHDEPTVEAMNKLGLDVTGVGNHEFDEGKDELLRLQNGGCHPVDGCYAKGRKFAGADYPILSANVVNEKTGKPLLKPYVVQNVKGAKVGFIGVTLKGTPNVVTAAGVKGLKFLDEAETINKYTKELQQQGIRAIVALVHEGGYPMASSAYNYDCDAGGNTGLSGPIVDIAKKVAPEVDALVTGHTHNAYVCSIPDPAGHPRLVTSAASYGRLFTELNMKYDPRTDDIVRATVKGSNRVVDRTQSKAADLTQLLDYWQTLAAPVANKPVGYITKDVTRSGAVESPLGDLIADAQLAHAKSLDNRAVVALMNPGGIRADLVYAASGKEGDGVVTFGEGFAVQPFSNTVNLKNLTGAQLVTVLKQQVSGSNAAAPKYLQISSSLTYTLDLTKTGADRVVEDSIRVDGKPVDPNATYRVAMNSFLADGGDGFTEFAKGTDQLVGSDDLAALVDYLTANTSAAAPYTPTAANRVTVVK, from the coding sequence ATGTCGCCTACCCACTCCCGCCGCCCGGCTCCCCGAAGAGTCGTCGTCGCGGCTCTCGCCGCGGCCGCCACTCTGGCCACCGCCGGCGCCCTCGTCGCGGCGAACCCCGCGCAGGCCGGGCCCGACGCCAACTCGGCCCCGCTGAAGGACCTCCAGCTCCTCGCCATCAACGACTTCCACGGCAACCTGGAGCCGCCGGCCGGCTCCTCCGGCCGGGTCACGGAGCTGCAGGCGGACGGCACCACGAAGGACATCGACGCCGGCGGCGTGGAGTACCTGGCGAGCGGCCTGCGCACCGCGCGCAAGGGCCACGACCGGTCGCTGACCGTCGCCGCGGGCGACATCGTCGGCGCCAGCCCGCTGCTGTCCGGCCTCTTCCACGACGAGCCGACCGTCGAGGCGATGAACAAGCTCGGCCTCGACGTCACGGGCGTGGGCAACCACGAGTTCGACGAGGGCAAGGACGAGCTGCTCCGCCTCCAGAACGGCGGCTGCCACCCGGTCGACGGCTGCTACGCCAAGGGCCGCAAGTTCGCGGGCGCCGACTACCCGATCCTGTCGGCCAACGTGGTCAACGAGAAGACCGGCAAGCCGCTTCTCAAGCCGTACGTCGTCCAGAACGTCAAGGGCGCGAAGGTCGGCTTCATCGGCGTCACCCTCAAGGGCACTCCGAACGTCGTCACCGCCGCGGGCGTCAAGGGACTGAAGTTCCTCGACGAGGCCGAGACGATCAACAAGTACACCAAGGAACTGCAGCAGCAGGGCATCCGCGCAATCGTGGCGCTCGTCCACGAGGGCGGATACCCGATGGCCTCCTCGGCGTACAACTACGACTGTGACGCGGGCGGAAACACCGGTCTGAGCGGTCCGATCGTGGACATCGCCAAGAAGGTCGCGCCGGAGGTCGACGCCCTCGTCACCGGCCACACCCACAACGCGTACGTCTGCTCCATCCCGGACCCGGCAGGCCACCCCCGCCTGGTGACCAGCGCCGCCTCCTACGGCCGGCTCTTCACCGAGCTGAACATGAAGTACGACCCGCGCACCGACGACATCGTCCGCGCCACGGTCAAGGGCTCCAACCGCGTCGTCGACCGCACCCAGTCCAAGGCGGCCGACCTTACGCAGCTGCTCGACTACTGGCAGACCCTGGCCGCCCCGGTCGCCAACAAGCCGGTCGGCTACATCACCAAGGACGTCACCCGCAGCGGTGCCGTCGAGTCGCCGCTGGGCGACCTGATCGCGGACGCGCAGCTCGCGCACGCCAAGTCCCTGGACAACCGCGCCGTCGTGGCGCTGATGAATCCGGGCGGCATCCGCGCCGACCTGGTCTACGCCGCCTCCGGCAAGGAGGGCGACGGCGTCGTGACCTTCGGTGAGGGCTTCGCGGTGCAGCCCTTCAGCAACACGGTCAACCTCAAGAACCTGACCGGCGCGCAGCTGGTCACCGTGCTGAAGCAGCAGGTCAGCGGCAGCAACGCCGCCGCCCCCAAGTACCTTCAGATCTCCAGCAGCCTCACCTACACCCTGGACCTGACCAAGACGGGCGCCGACCGCGTCGTCGAGGACTCCATCCGGGTGGACGGCAAGCCGGTCGACCCCAACGCCACCTACCGCGTCGCCATGAACTCCTTCCTGGCCGACGGCGGTGACGGCTTCACCGAGTTCGCCAAGGGCACCGACCAGCTCGTCGGCAGCGACGACCTGGCCGCCCTGGTCGACTACCTGACGGCGAACACCTCGGCCGCCGCGCCGTACACGCCGACGGCCGCCAACCGCGTCACCGTCGTCAAGTAA
- a CDS encoding cyclic nucleotide-binding domain-containing protein, with the protein MTSTTTRAAALPAEHRARLMRLARETSFDMGSRLFHEGRHADRFWIIRTGTVALDLHIPGRSAAVIETLGHGELVGWSWHFTPHVWQLGAEATSPVRAYEFDAEAVRELCREDPEFGRAVAVWVGGVVAHRLQAARIRLLDLYAPYGSGGR; encoded by the coding sequence ATGACCTCCACCACCACCCGGGCCGCGGCCCTTCCGGCCGAGCATCGTGCGCGGCTCATGCGGCTCGCCCGCGAGACCTCCTTCGACATGGGCTCCCGGCTGTTCCACGAGGGCCGCCACGCAGACCGGTTCTGGATCATCCGGACCGGCACCGTCGCTCTGGACCTGCACATCCCGGGCCGCAGCGCCGCCGTCATCGAAACCCTGGGCCACGGCGAACTCGTCGGCTGGTCCTGGCACTTCACGCCCCACGTGTGGCAGCTCGGCGCCGAGGCCACCAGCCCGGTGCGGGCGTACGAGTTCGACGCCGAGGCCGTGCGCGAGCTGTGCCGGGAGGATCCCGAGTTCGGCCGCGCCGTCGCCGTCTGGGTCGGCGGTGTGGTCGCCCACCGACTGCAGGCGGCCCGTATCCGGCTGCTCGACCTGTACGCCCCCTACGGCAGCGGCGGCAGGTGA